The following coding sequences lie in one Trypanosoma brucei gambiense DAL972 chromosome 7, complete sequence genomic window:
- a CDS encoding protein kinase, putative, with translation MPVVKGAKAATGRRVTATTSTKKAPIAGSGNKEVTREAPASKGGKTVGDLPSGVENSRQVAGAGVNLAKAPSPGGGEVPGTGLKKGAAAGRKKGTETTLRPGLRPTNHKTSTKACEEAKVGRGTDDPLAPPEQKREMRNIITNTPSEGRGSGAGSEQTVVGKDGSTQPISRCSTMVEELDGTYTAIEQLPPIPHGRAGEAGPEPTSHLVSVGGGKNERTKGCSGVVASSSVVSAGLVGTGPRARDQRMMRQKVKKFRLLNCAASDSDDDDDNDDDDDEDDDEDDDEDDEDDDEDDDEEDDDDEEDDEEDDDEEDDDDEDDDNEDEEDDDDEEDDGDDDGDDDSDVFDGEHGQTHGKARNAKAAELKWMRRQKVTVKVSREGDRNVKIFFIGLSTRFSQFRSNIKRRFGYERMGDFDIYCINAAGDHVDIDVSKDFRNLVTQFLKRLMTEGGKEVCANQTVPKPTCASGRGSPSAAASPLSRRFVASEARAGSAALTRTPVIAHEFQTSVEDGSCSNTTVLRLYVRDSHKIRQREEQRRLLGSQIGLPDTRKQLMPEQSATEMPMQVEKRDEQDVMSPNPSSSHVNTDCLTSTFGTVSTQLNRTSSTLNHTLVITEDSELQWSKVGVLGKGSFGCVYEGISNDGKIFAVKVQDIPFSEDTAELEGVLREINLMRSLKHPNIVAYYGCQTKVQESGARCLEIFLEHCHGGSLTQLRRKFERAKESFSISLVRTYTRQILQGLSYLHSMKVVHRDIKSDNVLISSQGEAKLADFGCSKRIGTSAMQDCGNTGPGGQTFVGTPFFMAPEVLSGNGNYGAPADVWSAGCLVVELLGRQPWSISANANAFQVMYQISKSTSMPTGVPKKCPKMLYDFFSRCFERDAPKRATAAELLEHEWIKCPESQLEEVPPDDE, from the exons ATGCCTGTCGTGAAGGGCGCGAAGGCAGCGACTGGGCGGCGTGTGACTGCAACCACCTCAACTAAAAAGGCCCCCATCGCCGGTAGCGGAAATAAAGAAGTGACGAGGGAGGCACCCGCATCTAAAGGTGGGAAAACTGTTGGGGATTTGCCATCAGGAGTTGAGAATTCCCGTCAGGTGGCAGGAGCGGGAGTGAATTTAGCCAAAGCGCCATCGCCAGGTGGTGGTGAAGTGCCCGGCACCGGCCTCAAGAAAGGCGCTGCAGCAGGTCGGAAAAAGGGGACGGAAACGACTTTACGTCCGGGATTGCGACCCACAAACCACAAAACTTCAACTAAAGCATGTGAGGAGGCCAAAGTGGGACGCGGCACCGATGATCCGTTAGCCCCACCAGAgcagaagagggaaatgagGAATATCATCACCAATACTCCGAGTGAAGGCCGTGGAAGTGGCGCAGGATCTGAGCAAACGGTGGTGGGAAAAGACGGTTCAACTCAGCCGATCTCACGCTGCTCAACCATGGTGGAAGAATTGGATGGGACCTATACGGCAATAGAGCAGTTGCCTCCAATACCTCATGGGCGAGCAGGAGAAGCGGGTCCGGAGCCGACGAGTCATTTAGTTTCGGTAGGAGGCGGTAAAAATGAACGTACCAAAGGGTGTAGCGGAGTAGTGGCGTCATCTTCAGTGGTTTCAGCGGGATTAGTGGGGACAGGACCCCGTGCAAGGGATCAAAGAATGATGcgtcaaaaagtaaaaaagttcCGCCTT TTAAACTGTGCCGCCTCCgatagtgatgatgatgatgataatgatgacgatgatgatgaagatgatgacgaagatgatgacgaagatgatgaagatgatgacgaagatgatgatgaggaggatgACGACGACGAGGAAGACGATGAGGAGGATGACGAcgaagaggatgatgatgatgaggatgatgacaatgaagatgaagaagatgatgatgatgaggaggatgatggtgatgatgatggggATGATGATTCGGACGTGTTTGATGGCGAGCACGGTCAAACTCACGGGAAAGCCAGAAATGCGAAGGCCGCAGAACTCAAGTGGATGAGGCGCCAGAAAGTTACCGTGAAGGTATCACGTGAAGGGGACCGTAatgtaaaaatttttttcatcGGCCTATCTACGCGGTTCTCACAATTTCGGAGCAACATCAAGCGGCGGTTCGGCTATGAGAGAATGGGTGATTTTGATATTTATTGCATCAATGCTGCGGGTGATCACGTGGATATTGATGTTTCCAAAGACTTTAGGAATCTCGTCACGCAGTTCCTCAAGAGGTTAATGacagagggaggaaaagaggtcTGTGCAAATCAAACGGTACCGAAGCCAACGTGCGCCTCTGGCCGAGGCAGTCCAAGTGCGGCAGCGAGTCCACTCTCACGCCGATTTGTGGCGAGTGAGGCACGGGCAGGTAGTGCAGCTCTAACACGCACACCCGTAATAGCGCATGAATTTCAAACGAGCGTAGAGGATGGTAGTTGTAGCAACACGACGGTGCTTCGCCTTTACGTGCGTGATTCGCACAAGATCCGGCAGCGGGAGGAGCAGCGTCGGTTGTTGGGATCTCAGATTGGTTTGCCGGATACACGCAAGCAACTTATGCCGGAGCAATCTGCAACAGAGATGCCCATGCAGGTAGAGAAGCGGGATGAGCAGGATGTCATGTCGCCTAATCCTTCTTCAAGTCATGTAAACACCGATTGTCTCACCTCCACTTTTGGTACCGTCTCGACTCAACTTAACAGAACGTCAAGTACGTTAAATCATACACTTGTAATTACTGAGGACTCAGAGCTGCAGTGGAGTAAGGTGGGTGTACTGGGTAAAGGATCCTTTGGTTGCGTGTACGAGGGTATTTCCAACGATGGTAAAATATTTGCTGTGAAGGTGCAGGACATACCATTTTCTGAAGACACGGCGGAGCTTGAAGGTGTTTTGCGCGAGATTAATCTGATGCGTTCCTTGAAGCACCCCAACATCGTGGCGTACTACGGATGCCAGACGAAAGTTCAGGAAAGTGGTGCGCGCTGCTTGGAGATATTCCTTGAGCATTGTCACGGTGGTAGCTTGACACAGCTGCGACGGAAGTTTGAGCGAGCAAAGGAATCGTTTTCAATTTCCCTCGTGCGAACGTATACCAGACAGATACTTCAGGGTCTTTCCTATTTGCATAGTATGAAGGTTGTCCATCGCGATATTAAAAGCGACAACGTTCTTATTTCTTCCCAGGGTGAAGCAAAGCTCGCTGACTTTGGTTGTAGCAAGCGTATTGGCACAAGTGCCATGCAGGACTGTGGAAATACGGGTCCCGGTGGCCAAACATTTGTTGgaacccccttttttatgGCACCAGAGGTTCTAAGTGGCAACGGCAATTACGGTGCCCCGGCAGATGTTTGGTCTGCGGGTTGTCTTGTGGTTGAGTTACTTGGGCGCCAGCCATGGTCCATTAGCGCTAACGCCAATGCTTTTCAAGTCATGTACCAAATTTCAAAGAGTACTTCCATGCCGACGGGAGTGCCGAAGAAATGCCCCAAAATGCTGTACGATTTCTTTTCAAGGTGTTTTGAGCGTGATGCACCAAAGCGTGCCACGGCAGCGGAACTGTTGGAACATGAATGGATCAAATGTCCGGAGTCTCAGCTGGAGGAAGTGCCACCAGACGATGAGTGA
- a CDS encoding T. brucei spp.-specific protein: MSLSRSPEATRPTAAVTSFRKSPIPYPGVSPLRERCPTSLLARSVADTSPLPNFPPAVICTCDPPGTESVSATPPLRDVSPSPQHLMVSDRETESVEFGCRTVVEREPGTWGGTRSEANSVAHRSAAPSMVYVSQCSAVCDTSLLGQTCLCRRSSTNSMMRCGESLVELQLESGAFSSRSQEGNVPPNSPLNLPVDFFSQREGSCSRVQFTESSTDGQLPMDLSCVSWGHSLTTPVGTTSPVDCAGAAGRACGNTNQAMQPSGGVNRASKSPCAKIPAVTTRGNYQLTSRTAGRVSLASHRINKSRSGGGPHHSEHSVSWSPAPRNPTCTPQEFAARSAVDSGNADIQSGRCDSEGISGDDAVRRSLAPGRYDDSGIASSATGESRGSSVPLPEYEMRGAPHRVGGFFLELPPSIPLSPGSNVHSSRRPAVLNETLSSEGSKPKAGLCLRPQSMLNETVRVNGPKTKGNENINIASGRVPQRGTLRSA; this comes from the coding sequence atgagCCTCTCCAGAAGCCCTGAGGCGACGCGTCCCACCGCAGCCGTTACTTCATTTCGCAAATCTCCCATTCCCTACCCGGGCGTATCACCGCTTCGTGAGCGTTGCCCGACGTCGCTTCTCGCCCGCTCCGTAGCCGATACCTCGCCGCTTCCGAATTTCCCACCAGCGGTTATTTGTACTTGCGATCCTCCAGGGACGGAAAGTGTTTCCGCCACACCTCCTCTCAGAGATGTTTCTCCGTCCCCGCAGCATCTGATGGTAAGTGACAGAGAAACCGAATCCGTTGAGTTTGGATGCCGAACTGTTGTTGAACGCGAACCCGGGACGTGGGGTGGCACACGCAGCGAAGCCAATAGCGTTGCGCACCGTTCCGCCGCACCTTCTATGGTATATGTCAGCCAATGCAGTGCCGTATGCGATACAAGTCTACTTGGACAAACGTGTTTGTGTCGTCGCAGCAGCACCAACAGCATGATGAGATGTGGAGAAAGCTTGGTAGAGTTGCAGCTGGAGTCTGGTGCTTTTTCATCTCGGTCGCAGGAGGGAAATGTGCCGCCAAATAGTCCGCTCAACCTCCCAGTCGATTTCTTTTCGCAGCGGGAGGGAAGTTGCTCTCGTGTGCAGTTCACGGAGTCCTCAACGGACGGGCAACTGCCGATGGATCTGTCGTGCGTGTCGTGGGGACATTCGCTCACGACTCCTGTCGGCACGACCAGTCCGGTGGATTGTGCAGGAGCGGCCGGTAGGGCGTGTGGTAACACAAATCAAGCCATGCAACCCAGTGGAGGTGTCAACCGTGCATCAAAGTCACCATGCGCAAAAATACCAGCCGTGACTACAAGGGGGAACTATCAATTGACATCTCGAACAGCCGGCCGCGTGAGCTTGGCATCACATCGGATAAATAAGAGCAGATCTGGAGGTGGACCACATCATAGCGAGCACAGCGTAAGTTGGTCACCTGCACCGCGCAACCCGACTTGCACTCCTCAAGAATTTGCAGCCCGCAGTGCAGTTGATAGCGGGAATGCAGATATACAAAGTGGGCGGTGTGACTCTGAGGGGATCAGTGGGGATGATGCTGTGAGAAGGAGCCTGGCTCCAGGCCGTTATGATGATAGTGGAATTGCTTCAAGTGCCACAGGGGAAAGCCGGGGCAGTTCCGTTCCGCTTCCGGAATACGAAATGCGTGGCGCACCGCACCGTGTCGGtggattttttttggaattgcCGCCATCCATACCTCTCAGCCCGGGCAGCAATGTGCACTCATCGCGTCGTCCAGCGGTGCTGAATGAAACATTATCATCCGAGGGATCCAAACCCAAGGCTGGATTGTGCCTCCGCCCGCAGTCAATGTTGAATGAGACGGTGAGAGTCAACGGGCCAAagacaaaaggaaatgaaaacatcaacatcgCGAGTGGGCGGGTGCCGCAACGTGGGACACTTCGCTCCGCATGA
- a CDS encoding T. brucei spp.-specific protein, which translates to MEDIPQDPERTVAAGVFSIANFPPRAPSPPTRARRQLMLATLKKEKKERTEGRANSVGFNSSDNNYASDCCYGAERNHNHNHNHNRDDDVDDDDGFYYYFSNGDDDGAGGCCCCCCCDDVLMAEESCRRSGSRSRWFSRTGSFGFTGGRMTPLAWCACEDASTLNGDELTGGPAVATASASIGVADICAVSSCSSPRPSYGQAFVPLARRWLKDPSPSILPYPNPGYYKRNHNGLHNRRSNSRHGYCSCSCSRSGRGDGEAIATSPLASVRDCEIT; encoded by the coding sequence ATGGAAGACATTCCACAAGATCCTGAGAGGACCGTTGCTGCTGGCGTATTTTCCATCGCTAATTTTCCCCCACGGGCCCCGAGCCCACCGACTCGCGCCAGACGACAATTAATGTTAGCAACtctaaagaaggaaaaaaaagaaagaacagaGGGCCGCGCCAACAGCGTCGGTTTCAATAGTAGTGATAACAACTACGCAAGTGATTGTTGTTACGGCGCTGAACGTAACCATAACCATAACCATAACCATAACCGCGACGATGATgtcgatgatgatgatggcttttattattacttctcCAATGGGGATGATGATGGCGCTggcggttgttgttgttgttgttgttgcgatGATGTTTTAATGGCGGAGGAATCATGCCGTCGCTCTGGAAGTCGCTCACGTTGGTTTTCGCGTACGGGTTCGTTTGGTTTTACGGGTGGTCGCATGACTCCTCTCGCGTGGTGTGCATGTGAAGACGCCTCTACGCTTAACGGAGATGAGCTGACGGGTGGTCCCGCCGTTGCAACTGCGAGTGCTTCAATTGGAGTTGCTGATATTTGTGCTGTGAGTAGTTGTTCTTCGCCACGGCCATCATATGGACAAGCATTTGTGCCTCTCGCACGCCGATGGTTAAAAGATCCATCACCTTCCATACTTCCATATCCAAACCCCGGTTACTACAAGCGTAATCACAATGGACTTCACAATCGGAGAAGTAACAGCCGTCATGGTTATTGCAGTTGCAGTTGCAGCCGAAGTGGTAGGGGTGATGGAGAGGCAATTGCAACCTCGCCTTTAGCATCCGTGCGTGACTGCGAGATCACGTAA